A DNA window from Bacillota bacterium contains the following coding sequences:
- a CDS encoding D-alanine--D-alanine ligase, producing MVLMGGDSTEREVSLSSGRRVADGLRRAGYHVIEMDVVFSQSLAKQRGLEVSSERAVGLADLVKRLVMHQPEVVFIVLHGAPGEDGRVQAVLDLMNIPYTGSGVLASALALDKVMTKRVLEASGVPVAPEVVCYCDEPTESITRKVGEMLGYPVIVKPNTQGSTIGVHRVYQESGMDEALRDAFRYDECVLIEPLLSGVELTVPVVGNRRAVALPMIEVVPAGGFYDYEAKYTPGATEEIIPARVPDEIHQQCAHYALLSHRALGCRGMSRIDFIWASGGVVALEVNTIPGMTPTSLLPRSAEAYGWSFERLVDNIVRLARGEEVV from the coding sequence ATGGTGCTGATGGGGGGGGACTCCACCGAAAGGGAGGTTTCCCTCTCCTCTGGCAGGCGTGTGGCAGATGGACTGCGCCGAGCAGGCTACCATGTTATCGAGATGGATGTGGTATTCAGTCAATCGCTGGCAAAACAGCGCGGTTTAGAGGTATCTTCAGAGCGTGCGGTGGGACTTGCCGACCTGGTGAAGCGGCTGGTGATGCATCAGCCAGAAGTGGTGTTCATCGTGCTTCACGGCGCGCCGGGTGAAGACGGGCGCGTTCAGGCGGTGCTGGACTTGATGAATATACCCTATACCGGTTCGGGTGTACTGGCAAGCGCTCTTGCGCTGGATAAAGTGATGACCAAGCGGGTACTGGAGGCTTCGGGAGTGCCCGTAGCCCCGGAAGTGGTGTGCTATTGCGATGAACCCACAGAATCTATCACGCGAAAAGTGGGCGAGATGCTGGGTTACCCGGTCATCGTCAAGCCGAACACACAGGGATCCACGATAGGTGTGCATCGGGTGTATCAGGAGTCTGGGATGGATGAAGCTTTGCGGGATGCGTTCCGTTATGACGAGTGTGTGCTGATAGAGCCGCTTCTCTCCGGTGTGGAGTTGACGGTTCCAGTTGTGGGCAACCGGCGTGCTGTTGCTCTGCCAATGATTGAAGTAGTGCCCGCAGGCGGTTTTTATGACTATGAGGCGAAATACACGCCCGGCGCGACTGAGGAAATCATCCCTGCACGAGTGCCGGATGAGATACATCAGCAGTGTGCGCATTACGCGCTTCTGTCCCATCGCGCGCTGGGCTGTCGGGGAATGTCGCGTATCGATTTCATCTGGGCAAGCGGTGGGGTTGTTGCCTTAGAAGTGAACACGATTCCGGGCATGACGCCGACCAGCTTGCTGCCTCGCTCGGCAGAAGCGTACGGCTGGAGTTTTGAACGTTTGGTAGACAACATTGTACGGCTTGCCAGGGGGGAAGAGGTCGTATGA
- a CDS encoding small basic family protein produces MSWLPVVALLAGFIIFYFVPLQLPSDYAPYLSLATLSGLDSILGGIRAGIEGKFHVDVFISGFIFNTLLAALLAYLGDQIGVDLFLAAVVTLGGRMFLNLSLIRRYYLTQWNISRQRDAERT; encoded by the coding sequence ATGAGCTGGTTGCCCGTTGTGGCTTTACTGGCGGGATTCATTATTTTCTACTTTGTCCCGCTGCAGCTGCCCAGTGATTACGCCCCCTACTTGAGCCTGGCTACTTTATCGGGGCTGGATTCGATTTTAGGGGGAATTCGTGCAGGTATTGAGGGCAAGTTTCACGTAGATGTATTCATATCAGGATTTATCTTCAACACCCTGCTGGCGGCACTGCTGGCGTACCTGGGCGACCAGATCGGGGTGGATTTGTTTCTGGCAGCGGTGGTCACGCTGGGCGGGCGAATGTTTCTGAATCTGTCGCTCATCCGCCGCTACTACTTGACTCAATGGAACATATCCCGGCAGCGGGATGCTGAAAGAACCTGA
- a CDS encoding FtsQ-type POTRA domain-containing protein produces the protein MSARRIPLHRPVEKRPKRNVWRAWKSFLLVVLLAEVALAMWTSPAFSVKQVTVDGINLTLPEQVMRKSHIRRGSSWVFLSPSRIAQRLQELPTVAEAVVSRGLPGRVYIRVFERQPVALLTAAGSSSWIDARGVPFWKTNRAGQLPEIRVEMPLTITLGRPVQNKPVQTALEILYRYVPEYQLPVTQIVVDREGNLCLNMKRGLPQVKIGDSVALPQKMLRTAELWTQPQIVQQAEYLDVSCVDKPVWKPRARGKGAL, from the coding sequence ATGAGCGCACGCAGAATCCCTCTGCACCGTCCGGTAGAAAAGCGACCGAAGCGCAACGTTTGGCGTGCGTGGAAATCTTTCCTGCTGGTGGTTTTGCTTGCCGAAGTGGCACTGGCGATGTGGACGAGTCCTGCTTTCAGTGTGAAGCAAGTTACTGTGGATGGCATTAATCTGACGCTCCCGGAGCAGGTGATGCGCAAATCGCACATACGCCGCGGGAGCAGCTGGGTCTTTCTGTCGCCCTCTCGCATTGCTCAGCGGTTGCAGGAACTGCCAACAGTGGCTGAAGCAGTGGTCTCACGTGGATTGCCGGGCAGGGTGTACATCCGTGTGTTTGAACGTCAGCCTGTTGCTTTGCTGACTGCGGCTGGTTCAAGCAGCTGGATAGATGCACGCGGTGTGCCTTTCTGGAAAACGAATCGGGCGGGGCAGTTGCCGGAAATCCGCGTGGAGATGCCTCTGACCATCACTCTGGGGCGACCGGTGCAGAACAAGCCTGTGCAAACTGCCCTGGAAATCCTGTACCGATATGTTCCAGAATATCAGTTACCTGTTACTCAAATAGTGGTTGACCGCGAGGGCAATCTGTGTTTAAATATGAAGAGAGGGCTGCCGCAGGTGAAAATAGGAGATAGTGTGGCTTTGCCTCAGAAAATGCTGCGAACCGCTGAGCTCTGGACTCAGCCTCAGATAGTGCAACAGGCTGAATATCTGGATGTCAGCTGCGTCGATAAACCGGTCTGGAAGCCACGCGCGAGGGGAAAGGGGGCATTGTGA
- a CDS encoding DUF881 domain-containing protein, whose product MNLNVFLSSIRNNPWVTPVTVMALVLGALLAVSLKTQQSIRSTSLPSNRFFGLAAAYRDQQEQLKMANEEISKLRERTTQYENEMASASEKTKLLNNALQEAKFLAGLIPVEGPGVEVVLQDSKKRPPANSPIDIENYIIHDSDLQRVVNELHAAGAEAVSINGQRIIATTAIRCVGPTIQVNGIALSSPYVIHAIGDPDTLMGALNLPQGVLTDIQAIDPDMVKVTKKSNVQIPAYTGSLVFRYAKPVVATPGNTSQEKGDGVR is encoded by the coding sequence ATGAACCTGAACGTGTTTCTCTCCAGCATTCGAAATAATCCTTGGGTCACCCCGGTAACGGTCATGGCGCTGGTTTTGGGGGCATTGCTGGCGGTCTCTCTGAAGACCCAGCAGAGCATCCGGTCTACTTCGTTGCCATCCAATCGTTTTTTCGGGCTGGCTGCTGCTTACCGCGACCAGCAAGAGCAACTCAAGATGGCAAACGAGGAGATCAGCAAGCTTCGAGAGCGCACGACGCAGTATGAGAACGAAATGGCGAGCGCGTCTGAGAAGACGAAGCTGCTGAATAACGCCTTGCAGGAAGCGAAGTTTCTGGCTGGTCTAATACCGGTCGAGGGACCGGGCGTGGAGGTGGTCTTGCAGGACAGCAAGAAACGACCGCCCGCCAATTCGCCCATAGATATTGAAAACTATATCATTCATGACTCGGATTTACAGCGGGTAGTGAACGAGCTGCACGCCGCCGGGGCGGAGGCGGTATCCATCAACGGGCAGCGTATCATTGCGACTACCGCCATCCGTTGCGTGGGACCGACGATACAGGTGAACGGCATTGCGCTGTCTTCACCGTACGTTATCCATGCGATTGGCGACCCGGATACGCTCATGGGGGCATTGAACCTGCCGCAAGGCGTACTTACCGACATTCAGGCGATAGACCCAGACATGGTGAAGGTGACGAAAAAGAGCAACGTTCAGATACCGGCTTACACGGGCAGTCTGGTTTTCCGGTATGCCAAGCCGGTCGTCGCGACACCCGGCAACACCTCGCAGGAGAAGGGGGACGGCGTCCGATGA
- the murC gene encoding UDP-N-acetylmuramate--L-alanine ligase produces MNALRVHFAGIGGIGMSAIAQVLHQRGWQVTGCDLKPSPITQKLQEQGITVWLGHDPTHVQGCDVFVYTAAVHEDNPELIAARNTGIRVLRRSQALGMLLEGHKGIAVTGTHGKTTTTAMVASVLEAAGADPQVLIGGEVRRYGGNVRLGRGEYVVVEACEAYDSFLDLCPYAAVVTNVEAEHLDYYQTEQRMLESYRRFVSQVSAEGFVLTWADDGRSLEICDQAVAKVVTFGRSRRADYRAVPADGEGVFQVQAHGETLGAIRLRVPGAHNVLNAVAAAGASVELGLSFDAVREGLESFEGVQRRLEFVGQAKGVQIYDDYGHHPTEIEATLVTLRPRVKKRLVVAFQPHLYSRTRDFLHRFADVLAQGSDVLVLVEIYPAREEPIPGISSARLADEVRWRRPDMQVILADTPERAAEVLLQIVREDDTVLTLGAGELDRTARLLLQLLGGADGV; encoded by the coding sequence ATGAATGCTCTCCGCGTACATTTTGCGGGAATCGGCGGCATCGGCATGAGCGCGATTGCGCAGGTGCTGCACCAGCGCGGATGGCAGGTCACCGGATGCGACCTCAAGCCAAGCCCCATCACGCAGAAGCTTCAGGAGCAGGGCATCACGGTCTGGTTGGGGCACGACCCCACCCATGTGCAGGGATGTGACGTGTTCGTATACACGGCGGCGGTGCATGAGGACAATCCCGAGCTCATTGCAGCACGCAACACGGGAATCCGGGTGCTGCGCCGGTCGCAGGCGCTGGGTATGTTGCTGGAAGGTCATAAAGGCATTGCGGTAACGGGCACGCACGGCAAGACCACCACCACCGCAATGGTGGCGTCTGTGCTGGAAGCAGCGGGCGCGGACCCGCAGGTGCTGATTGGGGGGGAGGTGCGTCGGTACGGCGGTAATGTACGGTTGGGACGGGGGGAGTACGTCGTCGTCGAGGCGTGTGAGGCATATGACTCCTTCCTGGACCTGTGTCCGTACGCGGCGGTAGTAACCAACGTGGAAGCGGAGCATCTGGACTACTATCAGACCGAGCAAAGGATGCTGGAAAGCTATCGTCGGTTTGTGTCACAGGTTAGTGCAGAAGGGTTTGTGCTGACTTGGGCAGACGACGGGCGTTCTCTGGAGATATGTGACCAGGCCGTCGCAAAGGTGGTTACCTTTGGAAGGAGCCGCCGGGCGGATTACCGCGCTGTACCCGCAGATGGTGAGGGCGTGTTTCAGGTGCAGGCGCACGGTGAGACGCTGGGAGCAATCCGTCTGCGGGTGCCCGGCGCGCACAATGTGCTGAATGCGGTAGCCGCCGCTGGAGCAAGCGTGGAGCTGGGCTTATCCTTTGATGCTGTGCGTGAGGGGCTGGAGAGTTTTGAGGGTGTGCAGCGCAGGCTGGAGTTTGTCGGGCAGGCGAAGGGCGTGCAGATTTACGATGATTACGGTCACCATCCGACGGAGATAGAAGCAACCCTAGTCACCTTGCGTCCGCGAGTGAAAAAAAGGCTGGTGGTCGCGTTTCAGCCTCACCTCTACAGCCGAACGCGCGACTTCCTGCACCGGTTCGCAGATGTGCTGGCGCAGGGCAGTGATGTGCTGGTACTGGTAGAAATCTATCCGGCGAGAGAGGAACCCATACCGGGTATCAGTTCCGCACGTCTTGCGGATGAGGTTCGTTGGCGGCGACCGGATATGCAGGTTATCCTGGCAGATACACCCGAACGGGCAGCGGAGGTGTTACTGCAGATAGTGCGGGAGGATGATACAGTGTTAACGTTAGGAGCGGGGGAACTGGACCGCACTGCCCGCCTGTTGCTACAGTTACTGGGAGGTGCAGACGGTGTCTGA